In Miniphocaeibacter halophilus, the following proteins share a genomic window:
- a CDS encoding DUF1643 domain-containing protein, with amino-acid sequence MIVTENINIQTEIFKSKNNKYRYLLSKTWNDKKDKYMVITLYPSNSSILNEDMTTRIIFNELAKYEVGSIIYTNLYPSNDIKNISKEAFNENDNILVEQAKLCSKIIFAWGTLSETNRTVRSRTLEIIKLFENIKSDIYYLTDKKKEKMYHPLNPKIRNNWVLEKYTN; translated from the coding sequence ATGATTGTTACAGAAAATATTAATATTCAAACAGAAATATTTAAAAGTAAAAATAACAAATACAGGTATCTGCTTAGCAAAACTTGGAATGATAAAAAGGATAAATATATGGTTATTACCCTATATCCAAGTAACAGCTCTATCTTAAATGAGGATATGACTACTAGGATCATATTTAATGAACTTGCCAAGTATGAAGTTGGCTCTATTATATATACGAATCTATACCCTAGTAATGATATAAAAAATATAAGTAAAGAAGCCTTCAATGAAAATGACAATATTTTAGTAGAACAAGCTAAGTTATGTTCTAAAATAATCTTTGCTTGGGGTACTTTGTCCGAGACAAATAGAACTGTAAGAAGTAGAACTTTGGAAATTATTAAACTATTTGAAAATATAAAATCAGATATCTACTATTTAACAGATAAAAAGAAAGAAAAAATGTATCATCCTCTAAATCCTAAGATTAGAAATAACTGGGTTTTAGAGAAATATACTAATTAA
- a CDS encoding restriction endonuclease subunit S — protein sequence MKNKTIKVGKFWAPILLNDYFDIKAGKYYYPHEYGHGDTPYISATVANNGVSEYIDLDPDFKGNCITTEKISCQAFYQKYDFCATSDINVFIPKFENFNEYIGIFIATLINYDQNYRWNYGRQCRVGDSKKINVMMPITSNGNPNWQFMENYIKTLNYKRITTKNKYDFDKIYSKKYKKFKLKDLFSNIYKGYPHVKVGLVKKMLNSKNAIPLVTRTAENNGVDCYVSIDQAEKIESGNAITIGDTTATLFYQPKQFITGDHMVVCRADWLNQFTGIYIKTLIDLEKYRYSYGRAFKLKLIKNTEVILPVDDKGAPDWIFIESYIKSIPYGDRI from the coding sequence ATGAAGAATAAAACTATTAAAGTAGGTAAATTTTGGGCACCAATATTGCTGAACGATTATTTTGATATAAAAGCAGGAAAGTATTATTATCCTCATGAATATGGACATGGAGATACACCATATATTTCAGCAACTGTAGCTAATAATGGAGTGTCTGAATATATAGACTTAGATCCAGATTTCAAGGGTAATTGCATAACTACTGAAAAAATTTCTTGCCAAGCATTTTATCAAAAGTATGATTTCTGTGCAACAAGTGATATTAATGTTTTTATTCCTAAATTTGAAAATTTCAATGAATACATTGGTATTTTTATTGCTACCCTAATTAATTATGACCAAAATTATAGATGGAATTATGGTAGACAATGTCGTGTCGGTGATAGCAAAAAGATAAATGTCATGATGCCTATTACGAGTAATGGAAATCCAAACTGGCAGTTTATGGAAAACTATATTAAGACGTTAAATTACAAAAGAATAACTACTAAAAATAAATATGACTTTGATAAAATTTACAGTAAAAAATATAAAAAATTTAAGTTAAAAGATTTATTTAGTAATATATATAAAGGTTATCCACATGTAAAAGTGGGTTTAGTAAAAAAAATGTTGAATAGTAAAAATGCAATACCATTAGTTACAAGGACAGCTGAAAATAATGGTGTTGACTGTTATGTCAGCATTGATCAAGCAGAGAAAATAGAGAGTGGTAATGCAATAACTATTGGAGATACAACAGCAACATTATTTTATCAGCCAAAACAATTTATAACAGGAGACCATATGGTGGTGTGTAGAGCTGATTGGTTAAATCAGTTTACAGGAATTTATATAAAAACTCTAATTGATTTAGAGAAATACAGATATAGTTATGGAAGGGCATTTAAACTAAAATTAATAAAAAACACAGAAGTAATTTTACCCGTGGATGATAAAGGTGCCCCTGATTGGATTTTTATTGAGAGCTATATTAAATCCATTCCCTATGGAGATAGAATTTAA
- a CDS encoding HsdM family class I SAM-dependent methyltransferase — protein sequence MDRYEIINRIGAEFLKSNIENGEFSYAKALKNIGKNHIDYMSDDAKRKYKDIDLRFVEGNLTILVETKQHITNGNLLGDMEQLQHYVYFEKELTGNKVIAILAATQTNEIMVWQDGSDIIDDVHYDRSQRVIKSMEEYKNIHFGTRNDKISLVENTNELNELLHQYGINEGIRSQFVGTCLLALKYDLAYDYPRVTSGQIREGIQEILEDLLDGDLNKARKLVILKDNVIDSQDVRDLKVDEFQHILRDIENKIIPYINEKSTMGQDLLNLFFTTFNKYVGKADKNQAFTPDHIVHFMCNVIGINRHSIVLDPCCGSGAFLVRAMTEAMDDCDTDEERENIKKNQIFGIEFEEKAYGLSTTNMLIHGDGNSNVLQGSCFDLLDDVVEKTKINTILMNPPYNAQRKHSNPKYVETWKTTTKQDPSKGFHFVYEAAKKIKTGKLAVLLPTQCAIGNSGDVKLFKRKMLEEHTLDAVFSLPIDIFHPGASASACCMIFNLGMRHENSPIKETFFGYFKDDGYEKRKNLGRMEREDGLWRKIEEEWLTLYFNRESKAGMSVTKKVKANDEWLAEAYMQTDYDKLSYNDFQKNINNYLSYLVKIGEIYEE from the coding sequence ATGGATCGATATGAGATTATAAATAGAATTGGAGCAGAATTTTTAAAAAGTAATATAGAAAATGGGGAGTTTAGTTATGCTAAGGCTTTAAAAAATATTGGGAAAAATCACATTGATTATATGTCTGATGACGCAAAAAGAAAATATAAAGATATTGATTTAAGGTTTGTTGAAGGCAATTTAACAATATTGGTAGAAACAAAACAACATATAACAAATGGAAATTTATTAGGAGATATGGAACAATTGCAACATTATGTTTATTTTGAGAAAGAACTAACAGGTAATAAAGTAATTGCAATTTTAGCTGCTACCCAAACAAATGAAATAATGGTTTGGCAAGATGGTTCTGATATTATCGATGATGTTCATTATGATAGGTCTCAAAGAGTTATCAAGTCAATGGAAGAGTATAAGAACATACATTTTGGCACAAGGAATGATAAAATTTCTCTGGTAGAAAATACCAATGAACTAAATGAACTTTTACACCAATATGGAATTAATGAAGGAATCCGAAGTCAATTTGTTGGAACCTGTTTGCTAGCTCTAAAGTATGATTTAGCATATGATTATCCTAGGGTAACTAGTGGGCAAATTAGAGAGGGAATACAAGAAATTTTAGAGGATTTATTAGATGGTGATCTAAATAAAGCAAGAAAACTTGTGATTTTAAAAGATAATGTTATAGATTCCCAAGATGTGAGAGATTTAAAAGTGGATGAATTTCAGCATATTTTAAGAGATATTGAAAATAAAATTATACCTTACATTAATGAGAAAAGCACCATGGGTCAGGACTTATTAAATTTATTCTTCACTACTTTTAATAAGTATGTTGGTAAGGCAGATAAAAATCAAGCCTTCACTCCAGATCATATTGTTCATTTCATGTGCAATGTGATTGGCATAAACAGACATTCCATTGTACTTGATCCATGCTGTGGTAGTGGAGCTTTTTTAGTTAGAGCTATGACAGAGGCAATGGATGATTGCGATACTGATGAAGAAAGAGAGAATATAAAGAAGAATCAGATTTTTGGAATTGAATTTGAAGAGAAAGCATATGGTTTATCAACAACAAATATGCTCATACATGGGGATGGTAATTCAAATGTATTGCAAGGTAGTTGTTTTGATTTATTAGATGATGTGGTTGAAAAAACAAAAATAAATACTATATTAATGAATCCACCATATAATGCTCAAAGAAAACATAGCAATCCTAAATATGTAGAAACATGGAAAACGACCACTAAACAAGATCCTTCAAAAGGATTTCATTTTGTATATGAAGCTGCAAAAAAAATAAAGACTGGGAAATTAGCAGTTTTGTTACCAACGCAATGTGCTATAGGAAATTCTGGAGATGTTAAACTTTTTAAAAGAAAAATGTTAGAAGAACATACTTTGGATGCCGTTTTTTCATTGCCGATTGATATCTTTCATCCTGGAGCGAGTGCATCTGCTTGCTGCATGATTTTTAATCTGGGAATGAGACATGAAAATTCACCTATTAAGGAAACTTTTTTTGGTTATTTTAAAGATGATGGGTATGAAAAAAGAAAGAATTTGGGACGAATGGAAAGAGAAGATGGTTTATGGCGGAAAATTGAAGAAGAATGGCTAACATTATATTTTAATAGAGAAAGTAAAGCTGGAATGTCAGTTACTAAAAAAGTTAAAGCAAATGATGAATGGTTAGCTGAAGCATATATGCAGACTGACTATGATAAACTAAGTTACAATGATTTTCAAAAAAATATAAATAATTATCTTTCATATTTAGTTAAAATAGGTGAGATTTATGAAGAATAA
- a CDS encoding recombinase family protein gives MNLNKRIAIYCRVSTNEQAEEGYSIDEQERLLIQWCKENGYEIYECYSDRGISGKNIKDRPALNKLLIDAKNKKFDMVVVWQVNRISRKLADLIRIVDILEDFNIYFKSLTENFENNTPTGKMLLHMIATIGEFERDTIAENIKMGMLAKAENGEWCGGRVLGYDIVPVDPNNPKGKTKLVINEDEANIVRLIFKEYANGKGYKAICNKLNRLRYKTKRGNAFGVNSIKDIILNPLYIGKIRYNVLQNWSEKRRRNINPDPIIVDGKHEAIIDIDTWDKVQTINKNRRGKPARIYDGKFALTGVLKCPVCGAGMVMSRTINKLKDGTKKKTDYYVCGNWKNKGTTVCNSNGIRVDIANRCVFKKIESLINKPKIIKDIVENINSEQNANMEPLIERLENVDLKIKNLNNKLDNLFNALEDGFISNEEFKLRKEKYSPSKFELEKEKSKLLKIVSNRKVKEISYKYIQNIIEHFGELLLKSNDIRQQKKLIHLLISEITINKNREIDSINIVINDELLNYLDIKKGASKKDASFLMP, from the coding sequence ATGAATTTAAATAAAAGAATTGCAATATATTGTAGAGTAAGTACTAATGAACAGGCTGAAGAAGGTTACAGCATAGATGAGCAAGAAAGGTTATTAATACAATGGTGTAAGGAGAATGGCTACGAAATATATGAATGCTATTCTGACAGGGGTATTAGTGGTAAAAATATTAAGGATAGACCAGCCTTAAATAAGTTATTAATTGATGCGAAAAATAAAAAGTTTGATATGGTTGTTGTTTGGCAAGTCAATAGGATTAGTAGAAAATTAGCCGATCTTATAAGGATTGTAGATATCCTAGAAGATTTTAACATCTATTTTAAATCACTAACTGAAAATTTTGAAAATAATACTCCTACTGGAAAAATGTTACTCCATATGATTGCCACAATTGGTGAGTTTGAGAGGGACACTATAGCTGAGAACATTAAGATGGGCATGCTAGCCAAAGCTGAAAACGGTGAATGGTGTGGTGGAAGGGTTTTAGGATATGATATAGTACCAGTTGATCCTAATAATCCTAAAGGGAAAACCAAACTTGTAATCAATGAAGATGAAGCGAATATAGTAAGGCTCATATTTAAGGAATATGCTAATGGCAAAGGATACAAGGCCATCTGTAACAAGTTAAATAGGTTACGCTATAAAACTAAAAGAGGTAATGCGTTTGGAGTTAATTCCATAAAAGATATTATATTAAATCCTCTATATATCGGTAAAATCCGATACAACGTCTTGCAAAACTGGTCTGAAAAAAGACGTAGGAATATAAATCCAGATCCTATTATAGTAGACGGAAAACATGAAGCTATCATTGATATAGACACGTGGGATAAAGTACAAACCATTAATAAAAATAGAAGAGGAAAACCTGCTAGAATATATGATGGGAAATTTGCTCTTACTGGTGTATTGAAATGTCCTGTATGTGGTGCTGGTATGGTAATGTCCAGAACTATTAATAAACTAAAGGATGGTACTAAAAAGAAAACAGACTACTATGTATGTGGTAATTGGAAGAACAAAGGAACTACTGTTTGTAACTCAAATGGGATAAGAGTTGATATAGCTAATAGATGTGTGTTTAAAAAAATAGAATCTCTAATAAACAAACCTAAAATAATAAAGGATATTGTCGAAAATATAAATTCTGAACAAAATGCAAACATGGAACCTTTAATAGAAAGACTTGAAAATGTGGATTTGAAAATAAAAAATCTTAACAACAAACTAGATAATCTATTTAATGCATTAGAAGATGGTTTCATCTCTAATGAAGAATTTAAGCTACGAAAAGAGAAATATTCACCTAGTAAATTCGAACTAGAAAAAGAAAAATCTAAATTGCTAAAAATAGTATCCAATAGAAAAGTTAAAGAAATTTCATATAAATATATACAAAATATAATTGAGCATTTTGGAGAGTTGCTATTAAAAAGTAATGATATAAGACAACAAAAGAAACTGATTCATCTTTTGATCTCAGAAATTACTATTAACAAAAATAGAGAGATCGACTCTATAAATATAGTAATTAACGATGAACTATTAAATTATCTAGATATTAAAAAGGGAGCATCTAAAAAAGATGCTTCTTTTTTAATGCCCTAA
- a CDS encoding IS3 family transposase (programmed frameshift): MAKYSFEFKLKVVEEYLDGLGGYRYLAKKYNIPSFTTVCTWIQAYKEFGETGLLRKRQNDKYTLDFKLNMIESYLTTETSYHELATNFGINNPSLIAGWVSKFRKLGKEGLVKQQGRPSKMKAKDNKNNKNSQISKNDADRIKELEQQVLALKIENEYLKELRRLRLKESQKKNKSQEIHNLRGSFKLKDILAVLKFPKSTYMYWQKRFNRDNPDKKIEEEILKIREDHENFGYRRIYGELKKLGFKINKKKVQRLVQKLVQKLKLQVMSFTRKSRKYSSYKGKVGKIAKNKLNRRFNTSVIHQKITTDTTEFKYYERDKNGNLQIKKLYFDPFMDLCNLEILSYGISEKPSAESIMASLKETIKITSDCKYRRTFHSDQGWAYQMKAYVKELRGNGIIQSMSRKGNCLDNSPIENFFGIMKQEMYYGKIYYSYKELETAIRKYIKYYNELRIKERFGWLSPVEYRKQLSVA; encoded by the exons ATGGCGAAATATAGTTTTGAATTTAAACTAAAAGTAGTAGAGGAATATTTAGATGGCTTGGGAGGATATCGGTATCTAGCTAAAAAATATAATATTCCAAGTTTTACGACAGTATGTACCTGGATACAAGCATATAAAGAATTTGGAGAAACAGGGTTATTAAGAAAACGACAAAATGATAAATATACTTTAGATTTTAAATTAAATATGATAGAGTCTTACCTAACTACAGAGACCTCTTATCATGAACTAGCAACCAATTTCGGAATAAATAATCCATCATTAATAGCAGGGTGGGTATCAAAGTTTAGAAAATTGGGAAAAGAAGGTCTCGTAAAACAACAAGGGAGACCCTCTAAAATGAAAGCTAAAGACAATAAAAACAATAAAAATTCTCAGATAAGTAAAAATGATGCTGACAGAATCAAAGAACTAGAACAACAAGTTTTAGCTCTGAAAATAGAGAATGAATATTTAAAAGAATTGAGGAGATTGCGTCTAAAGGAAAGTCAAAAAAAGAACAAATCGCAAGAA ATACACAATCTCCGAGGATCATTTAAATTAAAAGATATTCTTGCAGTGCTTAAATTTCCCAAATCAACATATATGTATTGGCAAAAAAGATTTAATAGAGATAATCCGGATAAAAAAATAGAAGAAGAAATCTTAAAGATAAGAGAAGACCATGAAAACTTTGGATATAGAAGAATTTATGGTGAACTTAAAAAATTAGGATTTAAGATAAATAAGAAGAAGGTGCAAAGACTTGTACAAAAACTTGTACAAAAACTTAAACTTCAAGTAATGTCATTTACTAGAAAAAGTAGAAAATATAGTTCATACAAAGGTAAAGTTGGTAAAATAGCAAAAAACAAACTAAATAGACGATTTAACACCAGTGTAATACATCAAAAAATCACAACAGATACAACGGAATTTAAATACTATGAGCGTGATAAAAATGGCAATCTTCAAATTAAAAAGTTGTATTTTGATCCATTTATGGATTTATGTAACCTGGAAATATTAAGTTATGGAATATCTGAAAAACCATCAGCAGAGAGTATAATGGCTTCCTTAAAAGAAACTATTAAAATAACGTCTGATTGTAAATATAGAAGAACATTTCATTCAGATCAAGGTTGGGCGTATCAGATGAAAGCCTATGTAAAAGAGCTAAGGGGAAATGGAATAATACAAAGTATGTCTAGAAAAGGTAATTGTTTAGACAACTCACCAATAGAAAATTTCTTTGGAATAATGAAGCAAGAAATGTATTATGGAAAAATATATTATAGTTATAAGGAATTGGAAACAGCAATAAGAAAATATATAAAATACTATAATGAACTAAGGATAAAAGAAAGATTTGGATGGTTGAGTCCAGTAGAATATAGAAAACAATTATCTGTAGCATAG
- a CDS encoding helix-turn-helix transcriptional regulator yields the protein MRKSINLKGNKGFRLLLIYERMNKGEVLNKDSLSKEFNVSLKTIQRDFNELRIYLREIYPFEIETIIKYDRKLNGYYLKRSEIDWLTKEEVLIISLILLGSHSLAKNEITSLINKLKKHITYYNKKHIENIISDDFDKYISFISNGKMLQSIWKLTEYITNREIISFKYKLFENNIYNIVKPVSILFRNYHFYLIAYTIVEDKEELQIFRIDYIEEVRLIGEKFYIPYSNKFSNSEYRRKLLKNIK from the coding sequence TTGAGAAAATCTATAAATTTAAAAGGTAATAAGGGTTTTAGATTACTACTTATATACGAAAGAATGAATAAAGGTGAGGTTTTAAATAAGGATTCTTTATCTAAAGAATTCAACGTTTCTTTAAAAACTATACAAAGAGATTTTAATGAACTTAGGATTTATCTAAGGGAAATATATCCTTTTGAAATAGAAACAATTATTAAATATGACAGAAAATTAAATGGATACTACTTAAAAAGATCTGAAATTGACTGGTTAACAAAGGAAGAGGTTCTAATTATATCCTTGATTCTTTTAGGTAGTCATTCTTTGGCAAAAAATGAAATTACTTCTTTAATAAATAAATTAAAAAAACATATCACTTATTATAATAAAAAACACATAGAAAATATTATAAGCGATGATTTTGACAAATATATCTCTTTTATATCCAATGGAAAAATGCTGCAATCAATATGGAAATTAACAGAATATATCACAAACAGAGAAATTATTTCATTTAAATATAAATTATTTGAAAATAATATATATAATATTGTGAAGCCTGTTTCAATACTATTTAGAAATTACCATTTTTATTTAATTGCCTATACTATTGTAGAGGATAAGGAAGAATTACAAATCTTTAGAATCGACTATATAGAAGAGGTAAGGCTAATCGGTGAAAAATTCTATATTCCATATTCAAATAAATTTAGTAATAGTGAATACAGAAGAAAACTTTTAAAAAACATTAAATAA
- a CDS encoding class II aldolase/adducin family protein, whose amino-acid sequence MKEQEIKKFICEIGKRVWERNMVAANDGNFSVKLENGDILCTPTGVSKGFMTPDMICKINSSGELLESDKIHKPSSEIKMHLRVYKRRSDVKAVVHAHPMYATSHAISGVPLNKQIIPESTILLGEVPLAKYGLPSTNEIPNSIEPFLDDYDAVLLENHGALTWGTSLNDAYFKLEGLEFYAQLNFVSSILGNGEVNELSNYEVNRLMEIRTQMNILGRHPFIKNK is encoded by the coding sequence ATGAAAGAACAAGAAATTAAAAAATTTATATGTGAAATAGGCAAAAGGGTGTGGGAAAGAAATATGGTCGCCGCCAATGATGGGAATTTTTCTGTAAAATTAGAAAATGGTGATATTCTGTGTACTCCAACTGGTGTTAGTAAGGGCTTTATGACACCGGATATGATTTGTAAGATTAATTCTTCAGGAGAGTTGTTGGAAAGTGATAAAATTCATAAACCTTCTTCTGAAATAAAAATGCATTTACGTGTATATAAAAGAAGGAGTGACGTTAAAGCAGTTGTACATGCACATCCGATGTATGCTACTAGCCATGCTATTTCAGGTGTTCCTTTAAATAAACAAATCATACCTGAATCAACAATTCTATTAGGAGAGGTTCCATTGGCAAAATACGGTTTACCTTCTACTAATGAAATACCTAATTCGATAGAACCATTCTTAGATGATTATGATGCTGTTTTATTAGAAAATCATGGTGCATTAACATGGGGTACAAGTTTAAATGATGCTTATTTTAAACTTGAAGGGCTGGAATTCTATGCGCAATTAAACTTTGTCTCCTCTATACTAGGGAATGGCGAAGTAAATGAATTGTCTAATTATGAAGTGAATAGATTAATGGAAATTAGAACACAGATGAATATACTTGGAAGACACCCTTTTATAAAAAACAAATAA